Proteins encoded together in one Canis aureus isolate CA01 chromosome 21, VMU_Caureus_v.1.0, whole genome shotgun sequence window:
- the GAL3ST3 gene encoding galactose-3-O-sulfotransferase 3 isoform X2 → MTVAFLKTHKTAGTTVQNILFRFAERHNLTVALPHPSCEHQFCYPRNFSAHFVHPATRPPHVLASHLRFDRAELERLMPPGTIYVTILREPAAMFESLFSYYNQYCPAFRRVPNASLEAFLRAPEAYYRAGEHFAMFAHNTLAYDLGGDNERSPRDDAAYLAGLIRQVEEVFSLVMIAEYFDESLVLLRRLLAWDLDDVLYAKLNARAASSRLAAIPAALARAARAWNALDAGLYDHFNATFWRRVASAGRACVEREARELREARERLLRRCFGDEPVLRPAAQIRTKQLQPWQPSRKVDIMGYDLPNGGAGPATEACLKLAMPEVQYSSYLLRKQKRRGGVRARPEPVLDNPPPRPIRALPRSPQGH, encoded by the coding sequence ATGACTGTGGCCTTCCTGAAGACGCATAAGACTGCGGGCACCACCGTGCAGAACATACTGTTCCGCTTCGCTGAGCGGCACAACCTGACGGTGGCTCTGCCGCACCCGAGCTGCGAGCACCAGTTCTGCTACCCACGCAACTTCTCGGCGCACTTCGTGCACCCCGCCACGCGGCCGCCGCACGTGCTAGCCAGCCACCTGCGCTTCGACCGCGCGGAGCTCGAGCGCCTCATGCCACCCGGCACCATCTACGTCACCATCCTGCGCGAGCCGGCCGCCATGTTCGAGTCGCTCTTCAGCTACTACAACCAGTACTGTCCAGCCTTCCGGCGCGTGCCCAACGCGTCGCTCGAGGCCTTCCTGCGCGCGCCCGAGGCCTACTACCGCGCGGGCGAGCACTTCGCCATGTTCGCGCACAACACGCTGGCCTACGACCTGGGCGGCGACAACGAGCGCAGCCCGCGCGACGACGCCGCCTACCTGGCGGGCCTCATCCGCCAGGTGGAGGAGGTCTTCTCGCTCGTCATGATCGCCGAGTACTTCGACGAGTCGCTGGTGCTGCTGCGGCGCCTGCTGGCCTGGGACCTGGACGACGTGCTCTACGCCAAGCTCAACGCGCGCGCCGCAAGCTCGCGCCTCGCCGCCATTCCTGCGGCGCTTGCACGGGCTGCGCGCGCCTGGAACGCGCTCGACGCGGGCCTGTATGACCACTTCAACGCCACGTTTTGGCGCCGCGTGGCGAGCGCTGGCCGGGCGTGCGTGGAGCGCGAGGCGCGTGAGCTGCGCGAGGCCCGCGAGCGCCTACTGCGGCGCTGCTTCGGCGACGAGCCTGTGCTGCGGCCCGCCGCTCAGATCCGCACCAAGCAGCTGCAGCCATGGCAGCCCAGCCGCAAGGTGGACATCATGGGCTATGACCTGCCCAACGGCGGCGCGGGCCCAGCCACCGAGGCCTGCCTCAAGCTGGCCATGCCCGAGGTGCAGTACTCGAGCTACCTGCTGCGCAAGCAAAAGCGCAGGGGCGGCGTTCGCGCCCGGCCCGAACCAGTCTTGGACAATCCTCCGCCCCGGCCCATCCGGGCactgccccgcagcccccagggccACTGA
- the GAL3ST3 gene encoding galactose-3-O-sulfotransferase 3 isoform X1: MPPILQHLQQATKMMSRRKILLLVLGCGTLSLLIHQGAQLSWYPKLFPLSCPPLRGSPPRPKHMTVAFLKTHKTAGTTVQNILFRFAERHNLTVALPHPSCEHQFCYPRNFSAHFVHPATRPPHVLASHLRFDRAELERLMPPGTIYVTILREPAAMFESLFSYYNQYCPAFRRVPNASLEAFLRAPEAYYRAGEHFAMFAHNTLAYDLGGDNERSPRDDAAYLAGLIRQVEEVFSLVMIAEYFDESLVLLRRLLAWDLDDVLYAKLNARAASSRLAAIPAALARAARAWNALDAGLYDHFNATFWRRVASAGRACVEREARELREARERLLRRCFGDEPVLRPAAQIRTKQLQPWQPSRKVDIMGYDLPNGGAGPATEACLKLAMPEVQYSSYLLRKQKRRGGVRARPEPVLDNPPPRPIRALPRSPQGH, from the coding sequence GTACCCCAAGCTGTTTCCTCTGAGCTGTCCACCTCTGCGGGGCTCACCGCCCCGCCCCAAGCACATGACTGTGGCCTTCCTGAAGACGCATAAGACTGCGGGCACCACCGTGCAGAACATACTGTTCCGCTTCGCTGAGCGGCACAACCTGACGGTGGCTCTGCCGCACCCGAGCTGCGAGCACCAGTTCTGCTACCCACGCAACTTCTCGGCGCACTTCGTGCACCCCGCCACGCGGCCGCCGCACGTGCTAGCCAGCCACCTGCGCTTCGACCGCGCGGAGCTCGAGCGCCTCATGCCACCCGGCACCATCTACGTCACCATCCTGCGCGAGCCGGCCGCCATGTTCGAGTCGCTCTTCAGCTACTACAACCAGTACTGTCCAGCCTTCCGGCGCGTGCCCAACGCGTCGCTCGAGGCCTTCCTGCGCGCGCCCGAGGCCTACTACCGCGCGGGCGAGCACTTCGCCATGTTCGCGCACAACACGCTGGCCTACGACCTGGGCGGCGACAACGAGCGCAGCCCGCGCGACGACGCCGCCTACCTGGCGGGCCTCATCCGCCAGGTGGAGGAGGTCTTCTCGCTCGTCATGATCGCCGAGTACTTCGACGAGTCGCTGGTGCTGCTGCGGCGCCTGCTGGCCTGGGACCTGGACGACGTGCTCTACGCCAAGCTCAACGCGCGCGCCGCAAGCTCGCGCCTCGCCGCCATTCCTGCGGCGCTTGCACGGGCTGCGCGCGCCTGGAACGCGCTCGACGCGGGCCTGTATGACCACTTCAACGCCACGTTTTGGCGCCGCGTGGCGAGCGCTGGCCGGGCGTGCGTGGAGCGCGAGGCGCGTGAGCTGCGCGAGGCCCGCGAGCGCCTACTGCGGCGCTGCTTCGGCGACGAGCCTGTGCTGCGGCCCGCCGCTCAGATCCGCACCAAGCAGCTGCAGCCATGGCAGCCCAGCCGCAAGGTGGACATCATGGGCTATGACCTGCCCAACGGCGGCGCGGGCCCAGCCACCGAGGCCTGCCTCAAGCTGGCCATGCCCGAGGTGCAGTACTCGAGCTACCTGCTGCGCAAGCAAAAGCGCAGGGGCGGCGTTCGCGCCCGGCCCGAACCAGTCTTGGACAATCCTCCGCCCCGGCCCATCCGGGCactgccccgcagcccccagggccACTGA